In Zingiber officinale cultivar Zhangliang chromosome 1A, Zo_v1.1, whole genome shotgun sequence, the DNA window ttttaaaaaattagcaagATTTTTATacgtcaaaatctattttaagcatttcatttgaaaaatacataTTTCTAtacaaaaaatatttattttggttataagaaaataattttcttgtgaaattttttaTCATTATCTAAATAAATTTGGCCATTACAAAAATTTTCAGGGTTTTTCAAAtggtaaattatataaaaatcccCAACCACAACTTAAACTTTACCCTTAGTCCCTAGGTAAGAAAAAAGTTATTTCAACTCCCTAATCAAACATATTTGTTTGCTTTAGCTCCCCAATGGACACCAATTTATCTCATTGCTctcagttttaattaaaattcactAATACTCATTCTTTCCCTCCCAATTTCTAATGTTGACTTCTACCCTAAACCATCAAGGACCATGTTCATcgaatccaatcaaccttgaaagtcaaaatctcttttttaataaaaaaagtcCAAAATGAggtataatttcttttaaattcaacatcatttaactaaaatcgagtatattttctatcccaTTGAGCATGACTTAAtgggatagaaaatatactcgattgtAGTTAAATGATGctaaatttaggaggaattatatctTATTTTAGATCTTTTGTACCTTCTATTCCCTCATGACAAATGAATCACTTGCCGATCAATTCCCAATCGataaaatatactcaattctagttaAATGAGGCTGAATTTAGGAGAAATATACCTCATTTTGGAACTTTTATAACTTCTATTCATTCACGACAAACCAATTGATTCTAATCAATCGGAACAACCTAATTGATAGAAAATATGCTATATTCTAGTTAAATGGTACTGAATTTGAGAAGAATGATACCTCATTTTGGACTTTTTGCACCTAAACAATGAGGGCAATTAGGTAAAATCAATATGTATTAGGGAGTTGAAGCAAAGAAATatttgcatgcagggagtgaaAACAAATGTTTTCTAACACAGGGACTAAGGAGGAACAAATGTTTGCATGTAGGGAGTTTAGGATAATTTTccttttttcaaaacttagaaataattttcaatttttttttggcaaatttgagatttaattcttaaaaattattttctttacaaAATAATTTCAGTAAAAAGACACAACCTTGGATAATCTGTGTACAACCCCtataaaatatttcaattttttttctcttttttcgtattatttttccttattttttttgtgatcaaaagaGCAGAAATTATGATGGTTAAATTAAGGTGGAGATTGCAATGTTTATTGCTTgtacttaattataaaatttgatATTTGTACTTAATTGAAGTTTATAAAtcatttttcttatttgtttgccTTAACCTTAACTCGGGTTGatacacataaaaaaaaaaagattataagTATCTCgagttagttttgatatgattaagTGAGTTAAGTTTGCCCTTGTatatttgatgccttgtgtttgagtgtgcaaggACATAGGAATAgaagaagtcaagtgaaagacaaACGAGCGAGAAGAATGATATGAAAAGGGAGTTGACGGGCTTGGTACATCCAAAGGATGAGAAGTTATGTAACAATACACTAGTGGAGCGAGAAAGATGTGTGCAgagcgtccgagggacgagaagccagggagaAAGTcttctcaaggagaaggtcagatTTAGGTTTatgtgagctcaactctggatgaccgaagcatcacccaagcgagtaaAGTCAGAAAGCGGTCAACTCAGAAGTTGACTATAAAGACTTGAAGACCCAAGCTGCCTCAGTTGATTAGATGCGCCTCAGATATCCTACCGAGTCGCTACAACAGAAGTCACTGGAGGTGCCttagatgaacagtacccgaggtgccaCAGATCAACTATAAGCACCTTCGATGCACAGAACCGTTGCGACGTGGATAAGTAGCGGGAATCATGTCAACAACAATTGAGACACTTTCGGTGAATCGAGGGGAATCTGATGCCACTAGATCAAATTTTTAAACGTtgcatggataaagttttatctacttGGAGGAGTTTCCAACTGTTCGAGGTACTCTGAATTGCCATATCAGTAAAATGATCATTTTAACCATTGAGCTATAAATAGAACCCTGAAGCCAATTGTAAAATACACGCCAGTACTATAACTTCTGTATTTCTTTCTAAGAGTTTAACTATATAAGGGACTTCTTAGCCTTCAACCTTTGTCAAAGAAGAAGTTTTGATATTATGCTTTCtattgtcttagattaacaaccacccaggttgtaactaagtaaaattctaaatctccttacttatttcttttatgtcatttattttaattaattaatagtgtGTTCTTGCTAAGCTAGAATCAAGAGAAgtgttaattttttaatttcaaggctattcacccctcctttaGCCAATCCACCCGTTCCAATTGTGTACAATTATATGAGGCAGAGCAGACAGGGAGGGATGGGAGGGTAGGGACGTCGAGGATAGCTAAGGCTATGGGCTGGTAGATGAATAATATCACTAATGAGCACGgggaggtaggaggataggtagtTAGTTGGTGTCTCTTACCTACATAGACCCCCTCTTGCCGgcggaacaaaaaaaaaatcagggaTAGTTCTCCTTCCTCTTTACTTAAGACAACCTTGTTGTGGATGGTTTTGATTTCCATTGCTACAAGCTCACTATTTTCCTTCTTCACTCACAGCAGCTAGCAGCCGGAGAAAAAACCACCGTAGGCGGAGTCGCGTCGAAGTCGAAGAGACGAAGACGGAAGACCCATTCACCGATTCACGTTTTTAATTGCTTTTTATGAAGGCTTACTTTTTTGACATGTTTCCATATAAATCTTTACTTTTTATATTTTTCCAATTACTTTTTTCAATTTAATTGTGAACCACGTGTCAAACCAATTGCTTTTTTAAGTGTGAACTAATTTTCCTGCTCTCCTCCATTTTTTTTTCCCGCCGCAGCGCCACTCACAAACTCGTCCTTTGTTTTTTCTCTCTGCCGAGCGCCGACCAAGgcagaagatttttttttctctctgccGAGTACCAATCAAAGCGGCAAAACACCAAAGCCCAAAGGTGAAGCCTTCAAAGTTCAGCCTTCGCCCTTCAAATAAGTGGATTattggattttattttattttattttattttttttaataattgtttGATTGTTTCTTGATTATAATGTATGATacaattaacaatttaaaattttgatagtttaaatgtttagttgttttttatatttaattgttggataattgaaaatttagattttgcATATTTAATGGTtggataatttataatttaatttttgtataAACTCTGGATAtgtaattagtttttttattagtAGTTAGTTAAtggtaatttgtgaatattgataatttatgctaaattaattttatgttttttaaaagaattgttgaTGAATGATGGTAAATAATTTATTTGTGTTATTGTTAAATTGTTCACATTACTTTATGTTGATAATTTTTTCCCATACATTATAATTTGTAGAAAATGTtgaaatattttgcaaagagGCCTAGAAGTTCAATTGAATCGTCTAGTGTTCCGGATGAAGAGTCTACTCCTGcaccacaaccaccaccacctcctcctcttcctccacaaattttatttgaaaatattgaaaatctgagTAGTGAAGTAGAAATTGTTGTTGATCCTGGTTTAcgaaaattgattgaagagtatgATGTTGGTGCTAGAGATCGTATTCGAAAAGAATATGTTGCTATGAGCCCTTGTCAACCTCGAGGCCATaattttccaagaaaaaaaatgggtAAAGACAATAGATGTTTCAGAGAGGTTTGGTTTAAAGATCGTGATTAGTTGGAGTATAGTGTTTCAAAGGATGCAACCTTTTGTTTCTGGTGTTATCTTTTTAGACCTAGTAATATAGGGTTTGGAGGAGATGATGTGTTTACGAGATCTGGTTTTCTAAATTGGAAAAAAGCAATTGAAAAATTCAATGAGCATGTAGGTGGAGTTGGTAGTGCGCACAATGAGGCAAGAATACAGTTTGAGGGtttcaagaatcaaagacaaagtGTGGAGTATTCATTTTCATCGGGGAAACATGAGCTTGAAGTTGCTTATTGCAAACGCTTGACTTctattttaaaagtaattcgatTTTTGTTGTTACAAGGATTGCCTTTTCGGGGACATGATGAGTCTTCAACATCATCCAATAgaggaaattttttagaattgctCAAATGGTATAGCTCAGAGTGTCCAGAAGTTGTGGCAGTTGTTGGAATGAATGCACCTGGgaataatcaaatgattgcccCAAAAATTCAAAAGCAATTGGTGAATGCTTGTGCAGTTGAGACCACAAATGCTATTCTAGCTGATCTTGGAGATAGGTGGTTCACTTTACTACTTGATGAGGCTCGTGACTGTTCAGTGAAAGAGCAAATGACAGTTGTTATTAGATATGTGAACAAACATGGAGAGGTGATTGAACGATTTATAGCTGTAGTTCATGTTGCAACAACTACAGCTGCTTGTTTGAAGGAGGCAATCGACTCTTTATTTGCTATGTATGGTTTGTCAGTGGCGAGATTGAGGGGTCAAGGATATGATGATGCTTCAAATATGTTTGGAGAATTTAATGACTTAAAGTCACTGATAATGAACGAAAATCCGTATGCATTgtatgttcattgttttgctcatcaactccagctaGTGGTTGTAGCTGTTGCTCAAGCAAATCAATATGTTTGTGATTTCATGAGGATTGTTGGTTCGATTGAGAACACATCTGCATCATCTTACAAAAGGGCCTACAAATTTTGACAACTTGAACATGATAGAAAAGTTAAACTTCTTGAAAGAGGAGAGATTAGTTCTGGTAGAGGACTAAACCAAGAAACTAGTCTAGCTAGACCTGGAGATACACGATGGGGGTCTCATCATTCAACTTTATGTCGTATTGAACAAATGTGGCCATCTGTTATAGAGGTTCTTCAAAATTTAATTGATGATGGTGATCGTTCTTCTAAGGGTTTAAGTAGAACTTTGGTTGAAAGAATGGAGAGGTATGAATTTGTGCTTATTCTACTATTGATGAAACATATATTGGCAATCACAAATCATTTGTCAACCGTTCTACAAGAGAAAGATCAAAATATTGTGAATGCGATGCATTTGATCAATAATGTGAAATGCAAATTGCAAAAGTTGAGAGATTCTGGATGGGATATTTTACTTGAGGATGTGAAGAAGTTTTGTAACACTCATTccattgaaataattaatatgaCAGATAACATCAACAGCCGTAGTCGTTTGAAGAGAGATGGgaaaaatgttaatttttatcactactaccatgttgaaatcttttgtgaggtaacttcataattcttttttttgtttaccgtcaattaaattcttttaaacagtaacatatttactattttttgttgttgtttgatttttaaattgtAGGTTATCGATATTATTCTACAGGAGATGGATAGTCGTTTCTCTGAAACAACTATAGATTTGTtaatttatatgtcatgccttgatCCTAGGAATTCGTTCTCTAGATTTGATGTACAGAAATTAGTACGTCTGGTTCATTTTTATGAGGATGATTTTTCTTGGAGTGAGCGTATGTTGGTTGAACAAGAGTTTGAAACATATATTGATGACGTCAGATCAGATGAACGGTTTGAAGGCATTTCAGATTTGGGAGCTCTTGCAAAGAAAATGATTGAAACAATGAAGAACCGTGTGTTTTCTTTGGTTTATCGGATGATTGAGTTAGCCTTACTTCTTCCAGTTGCTACTGCAACCGTTGAAAGAGTGTTTTCGGCAATGAATATTGTCAAAACAGATTTGCGAAACAGGATTggagatgaatggatgaatgaTAGTTTGGTAGTCTATATCGAGAAAGATGTTTTTAATACTGTCGACAATGAGCCAATTTTATAACGTTTTCAGAACATGGAGTCTCGAAGAATGCAATTGTCATGTATTCGTTAGTAGAttgctttaatattttaatattattgtacgagttttttttcataatattgtATCTTTTTCTCCTGTATACcaagttatttaaaaatattttttaattacatagaagttattattcaaaaaaaaatcgCCGCACTCAGATCGCGGCCGTCCCTCCATGATTGAATTCCTGGATCCGCCACTGGCAGTTACCATATGCATAACTTCAATTCTTTGAGCAGAGTGTATCTTAGCATGGCGTTTAAGAGATGCACGAATGAGATTACAAATGAAatccaattttgaaaagaataactaaatgaatatatttttttcaacaaCTATAGTTAATGTTAGTTAAAGTCGATAAatgaaataatatatataaaatgtacATGAACAATCTTTTAAGAAAAGAGCTTGTAATGCATTACAAGAATCATATATACTGCTAGCACCATCATATTTTTATCCTCATATATTGTGAATATGTCAGTTATTAAgtactaattaaaaaaaaacaaatgaaccAACTCAGTGAACATGAAGTGAGGGTGTTGAATTAAAATTGGATTGAATTCAAACTAAATTGAACAGAGAGGCATGAAGATAAAGATTATGTTGATTTAAATCGGGAttgatttggatttgattttacAAATTATAACTAAAACAAGTGGAAATTATAACTAAAACAAGTGATAGATTAAATGATTTGATCAATTTAAAACGAATTAGGATATTATTGAAAAACCCTTCTTCTCTACCACATACGTGCAACAACCCATTGTCATGTGTTATCCCACTTCCACATGCCAACAACTTCACCCGACATACCTCTCCATATTTTTCCCTTCTTATTTTctttcccttattttttttttatcccctctacttaacttttaattttattaaaagttaAGTGGGTTTGGAGCCCACCCTAAACCTAAGGGTGACTCCATCCTGACTTGATTGCTTGGTTGAGTAGTTAGTGTCTTGTGCTTATATGTTTCAACAGTAGCCTTTTGTGAAGTTGATACTCACTAGAGTACCCATGGACATATATAACTTttatattttagaatttaaatttaatactTTATTAGAAATGAATAGCTATTTTGGATCTAGTTGCGAAGATATATAATTTAATCTTTCAttacaataattaaaaaaaatggctATTTTTTCCTTTcatctctccctcttttcttcctgagTAAGGATATTTTTTCTGGTTTCCCTTATTTCGCTATAACACCTTTCCTTTCTCTATCCACACGGCCACACCAAGTAAATACAGTCATCCTCAAGTTAAACAATGAGTGGGGAAGCGGAATGTTGCCGGTTAGTTTCCTCTTTCTCTCTCCGCCCAAGTAAGCAGGCCATCGGTGGTGTTTTTGTTTTGTTACTGTTACAATTTAAAGGCAAGTTACCAGGAACGCATGGACCCTTCTCTTTTCCGTGCTACTGTCGTTGTCGTTCCCGCAAAAGAAAGAACGAATCACGAAAATTGCTGCTCAAAAGGTCCCATTTTTTTCCTCAAATCAGagacgagagagagagagagagagagagagagagagagagagaggcagcGATTCAAAATTTAGAGCTTTCCGGCGTTTCATGATCTGGATTTTCCACCCAAATCTGCTCCGGAGTTGGAGATCTGCTCTGGAGAGAAGGGCTTACCCTCCGGCTCTCTTTGTCTATCGGCTCTCTCAGTGGCGCTGGTGATTCTGGAGACATGGGGAGGTCTCCCACACCGCTGCGCCTCCCTTCTTCGGTTTCCGTTTGGTGGCTTGGATTCTTGCTCCTCACGGCTGTAGCAGTCGCCGATGCCCAGGCTCCTTTGTTTCTGCCCCCTGGGAACCAACCGTCTGTTCCGACTTCTTCGTCCCTGGCGCCGTCGCCGTCAGGTGCGCCCGCTTGCTTCTGGTTTCTCTACCGTTTTAAGTTTGATCTGGCGTTAAGTATTTGTACTTCTTACAGAAAAAGatcgtttctttttctttttctttttatgacGATCGGGTAAATTCAGGTCATGGCGTTTCAAGATCGGTTCTGAGATCTACTATCTTTTTTTTTCCCCTCTCCACGGGCATGAGAGTGTCCAATTCTCCTTTCTTCTTTGGCTTTTTCGTGCAAGATGCGTAGTTGTTTATCCTAGAAAATCTTCGCCTTTTTTGGTTTCCTCATTGCCCATCCTTCGATGGCAGTTTGTTTGCCATGACAATGCATTTAGCTGAATGTCCATCTTTTTTATAGCACGGATGCAAATCGTGATACAGACACGCCATCACCATCATCACAAAGAACTAGTTATAGCAGTTGTTCTGGCCTCTGCTGCAGTTCTAGCGATCATATTGTCCTCAGTTTGTGCTTGTGTCTTTTGGAGGAGGGGCCGCCAAATGCTCAATACAAGAAACATTGAAACCTCAGGTTCGACTTTCTCATCTGATTTGCACATAAtggactctctctctctctctctctctctctctctctctaataATTTGTGCGCTTGGTACCAACACTAACAGAGGCCGGTGGTGGGCTTCCATTTGGATCAATCAGGAGCAAGTTGAATAACATGAAGACGACAAGCAAGAAGGGATTGTTGCCAACGGTAGATTACCCATCACTAGAGTTAGCAACTAACAAGTTCAGCGAGTGCAATATCTTAGGGGAAGGAGGATTCAGTCATGTGTACAAAGCTTGCTTCCATGGTGAAGTTTCTGCTGCAGTGAAGAAATTTGACGCTGGCAGACCAGATTGCAGCAAGGAGTTTGAAGTGAGAAACTAAAAAATTACGAACTTTCTTCACTCCCTTCTAAAGATTGATGAAATGCCACGTATTCTGTCTTATTTCTGACCAGAATGAGATTGATTTGCTCGGAAGAATTCGACATCCTAACATAATATCTCTTTTGGGTTATTGTATTCATGGAGAAACTCGGCTTCTCATATATGAGTTGATGCAAAATGGATCTCTGGAAACACAGCTCCATGGTACAATTCTTCTCCTTTAGCAATTAGAATAGATTTCAATGTTTAGACTTGTTTGCTTTGTATTTTGCACCTGCAGGACCTTCCCATGGATCAGCTTTGACCTGGCATATTCGAATGAAAATTGCACTTGATATTGCAAGGTTTGGTTTTTCACATTGTCATGTTCTCTCCATT includes these proteins:
- the LOC121997074 gene encoding zinc finger MYM-type protein 1-like, whose translation is MRQEYSLRVSRIKDKVWRLPFRGHDESSTSSNRGNFLELLKWYSSECPEVVAVVGMNAPGNNQMIAPKIQKQLVNACAVETTNAILADLGDRWFTLLLDEARDCSVKEQMTVVIRYVNKHGEVIERFIAVVHVATTTAACLKEAIDSLFAMYGLSVARLRGQGYDDASNMFGEFNDLKSLIMNENPYALYVHCFAHQLQLVVVAVAQANQYVCDFMRIVGSIENTSASSYKRAYKF
- the LOC121997082 gene encoding uncharacterized protein LOC121997082 → MWPSVIEVLQNLIDDGDRSSKGLSRTLVERMERYEFVLILLLMKHILAITNHLSTVLQEKDQNIVNAMHLINNVKCKLQKLRDSGWDILLEDVKKFCNTHSIEIINMTDNINSRSRLKRDGKNVIDIILQEMDSRFSETTIDLLIYMSCLDPRNSFSRFDVQKLVRLVHFYEDDFSWSERMLVEQEFETYIDDVRSDERFEGISDLGALAKKMIETMKNRVFSLVYRMIELALLLPVATATVERVFSAMNIVKTDLRNRIGDEWMNDSLVVYIEKDVFNTVDNEPIL
- the LOC122021534 gene encoding probable receptor-like protein kinase At1g80640, with translation MGRSPTPLRLPSSVSVWWLGFLLLTAVAVADAQAPLFLPPGNQPSVPTSSSLAPSPSARMQIVIQTRHHHHHKELVIAVVLASAAVLAIILSSVCACVFWRRGRQMLNTRNIETSEAGGGLPFGSIRSKLNNMKTTSKKGLLPTVDYPSLELATNKFSECNILGEGGFSHVYKACFHGEVSAAVKKFDAGRPDCSKEFENEIDLLGRIRHPNIISLLGYCIHGETRLLIYELMQNGSLETQLHGPSHGSALTWHIRMKIALDIARGLEYLHEHCNPPVIHRDIKSSNILLDSDFNAKIADFGLAVVDRNLNKCGLELSGTLGYVAPEYLLDGKLTEKSDVYAFGVVLLELLMGKKPVEKMAPSECQSIVQWAMPQLTDRSKLPNIVDPVIQNTMDLKHLYQVAAVAVLCVQQEPSYRPLITDVLHSLIPLVPIELGGSLRAADPTPSSNR